The DNA window GTCAGGCCGGCGGCCTGCGGCTGCGCATCAGGTGCAGGATCAGCGACACCACGAGCAGCACCACGAACACGAAGAACAGTATCTGCGCGATCGAGGCCGATGCCGC is part of the Alphaproteobacteria bacterium genome and encodes:
- a CDS encoding DUF1328 domain-containing protein encodes the protein MLWWALVFFVVAIVAGVFGFGGISAASASIAQILFFVFVVLLVVSLILHLMRSRRPPA